The proteins below are encoded in one region of Gammaproteobacteria bacterium:
- a CDS encoding peroxiredoxin family protein has protein sequence MSRRTGIAIATAVVLLGGYYLLADREGAAPTSPGSAPDDAGQTADLGPADGRDLPGQDTGRVAVGDAAPDFSLLAYSGDVITLSDFRGQQNVILAFYRGHWUPWCAGQLGELSELLDVDQEADAEILAISVDERPEQQMMIDRVAAEQDRTLDYHILADPDHAVIDRYGLFNADSRRPVPHPAVYVIDMEGVVRWKFIEVDYRIRPSNEDVMAALAKIG, from the coding sequence ATGTCGCGACGTACTGGAATCGCGATCGCAACAGCCGTGGTGCTGCTGGGCGGCTACTACCTGCTGGCCGACCGCGAGGGCGCCGCGCCGACCTCGCCCGGGAGCGCGCCCGACGACGCCGGCCAAACGGCCGACCTGGGCCCCGCCGACGGCCGCGACCTGCCCGGCCAGGACACCGGCCGGGTGGCGGTCGGCGATGCCGCCCCCGATTTCTCGCTGCTCGCCTACTCGGGCGACGTGATCACCCTCTCGGACTTCCGCGGACAGCAGAACGTCATTCTCGCCTTCTACCGGGGCCACTGGTGACCGTGGTGCGCCGGTCAGCTCGGGGAGCTGAGTGAACTGCTGGACGTCGACCAGGAAGCGGACGCCGAGATCCTTGCCATTTCCGTGGATGAACGCCCGGAACAGCAGATGATGATCGACCGGGTGGCCGCCGAACAGGACCGCACCCTCGACTACCACATCCTCGCCGATCCGGACCACGCGGTGATCGACCGCTACGGCCTGTTCAACGCGGACAGCCGGCGCCCGGTCCCCCACCCCGCCGTCTACGTCATCGACATGGAGGGCGTCGTGCGCTGGAAGTTCATCGAGGTCGACTACCGCATCCGTCCCAGCAACGAGGACGTGATGGCGGCGCTGGCGAAGATCGGCTGA
- a CDS encoding helix-turn-helix transcriptional regulator gives MPAIVATSRTPDVLRELGARLKTLRLQQNLRVQDLAADSGVSPRTIDRLEAGHSVGTENLIRVMRGLGRLQSFEAFVPVPEVSPYEIARLRGKVRQRASRRVRD, from the coding sequence ATGCCTGCGATCGTTGCTACAAGCCGCACGCCCGACGTCCTGCGTGAGTTGGGCGCGCGCCTGAAGACGCTCCGGCTCCAGCAGAATCTGCGCGTCCAGGACCTGGCTGCCGATTCGGGCGTTAGCCCGCGCACCATCGACCGCCTCGAAGCCGGGCACAGCGTCGGCACCGAGAACCTGATTCGCGTCATGCGCGGACTGGGTCGCCTCCAGTCCTTCGAGGCGTTCGTTCCGGTGCCCGAAGTGTCCCCGTACGAGATCGCGAGGCTGAGGGGCAAGGTGCGCCAGCGCGCGTCGAGGCGTGTTCGTGACTGA
- a CDS encoding type II toxin-antitoxin system HipA family toxin has translation MTDYAVARVRLWGRDVGILGESSTGRVTFEYDPDFRRSGLDISPLHLPLNRRGPVSFLELARKPAFIGLPGVFADALPDRFGNAIIRRYFADRGRSGDAMSPLQRLLYIGSRSMGALEFHPALDPGESTEEALELRALVDQARRVIEGDVSVAVPEIMQIGGSAGGARPKALVLWNRSTNRIRSGFARPDPGDEPWLIKFDGVTRDSAGQGMRSERQPGPWGRIEYAYSRMATKAGIHMAETHLLRDGNFAHFMTRRFDRVAGRAGESRLHFHSLGGLQHIDFNDQYVFSYEGYLDSIRALGLGQESVNEAYRRMVFNVATVNFDDHVKNFGFLMDPGGRWRLAPVYDVTYAENEAWTRQHQMSVNDKFRRITRSDLLQVGRNYDLPEDGSAVIDQVVDSLSRWQDFASAAGVPDRMVEHLGCRFERFR, from the coding sequence GTGACTGACTATGCGGTTGCGCGGGTCCGATTATGGGGGCGGGATGTCGGCATTCTGGGAGAGTCCTCGACCGGCCGTGTCACCTTCGAGTACGACCCGGATTTTCGTCGATCAGGGCTCGACATTTCCCCCCTCCACCTGCCACTGAACCGACGCGGTCCCGTCTCGTTTCTGGAGCTTGCCCGCAAGCCCGCCTTCATCGGTCTTCCAGGCGTGTTCGCCGACGCTCTGCCGGACCGATTCGGCAACGCCATCATCCGTCGCTATTTCGCGGACCGTGGACGCTCGGGAGATGCCATGTCACCGCTCCAGCGACTCCTCTACATCGGAAGCCGGTCGATGGGAGCTCTTGAATTCCATCCTGCGCTAGATCCGGGAGAGAGCACGGAGGAAGCCCTCGAGCTGCGCGCCCTGGTCGATCAGGCGCGGCGCGTCATCGAAGGAGACGTGTCGGTAGCTGTTCCGGAGATCATGCAAATCGGGGGCAGCGCGGGCGGTGCCCGTCCGAAGGCGCTCGTTCTCTGGAATCGGTCGACCAACCGCATCCGCTCGGGATTCGCTCGTCCCGACCCCGGCGATGAGCCATGGCTCATCAAGTTCGATGGGGTTACGCGGGACTCGGCGGGACAGGGCATGCGCAGCGAAAGGCAACCCGGCCCCTGGGGCCGCATCGAATACGCATACTCGCGCATGGCGACGAAGGCGGGCATCCACATGGCCGAGACCCACCTTCTACGGGACGGCAACTTCGCTCACTTCATGACCCGCCGCTTCGACCGTGTGGCAGGAAGGGCAGGCGAGTCCAGGCTCCACTTCCACAGCCTCGGCGGGCTTCAGCACATCGACTTCAACGACCAGTACGTGTTCAGCTACGAGGGCTACCTCGATTCCATCCGTGCCCTCGGTCTGGGGCAGGAGTCGGTGAACGAGGCCTACCGGCGGATGGTCTTCAACGTGGCGACCGTGAACTTCGACGACCACGTGAAGAACTTCGGGTTCCTGATGGACCCCGGAGGCCGCTGGCGGCTGGCGCCCGTCTACGACGTTACTTACGCCGAGAACGAGGCGTGGACGCGGCAACATCAGATGTCCGTCAACGACAAGTTCCGCCGCATCACGCGGAGCGATCTGCTGCAGGTGGGAAGGAACTACGATCTGCCGGAAGACGGGAGCGCGGTCATCGACCAAGTCGTCGATTCATTGAGCCGCTGGCAGGATTTCGCGTCAGCGGCCGGGGTGCCCGACCGTATGGTGGAGCACCTGGGGTGCAGGTTTGAACGGTTCCGGTAA
- a CDS encoding pitrilysin family protein: MRLRPARLLAGLSRSGPPVVLLALAVLPGAGVEAQQAAPSNPFAGFETHFLSNGVKVWFKQLPGAPNVSVSVGVPVGSDADPPGKEQLAHFTEHMLFSDHDGRTEQEIKDAVEGIGGRRNGFTYRDRTWYYVTIGQEHGLFAIEWLAGILSPHEMDPAVVDRGRQPVENEIRARPRELFDHLVAAFNPGWLAFPDFWEREFGVERLRAPFPDMWRSLQGITPEDLRGFYDQYYSPAVMTVTIVGDLDRDDALERARRTFGSIPARPAERWATTAEDPGRVRSMYRWGFQSTAGYQSRHKLFYASSDELLTAMFVRDLLNRRLNQRLRYGERKAVYGASANLVMRGPAAYLQVSSRIDEDDFDFASAIIEEEIEYLRSGSLATAEFEADRAAVIERLRGANQTADALNAWTRQVFYDPATFTDFPDVLSFYQNLSQSQVASFSARAFDASRQVLSVSRPQPVSQGMAVLAVAVLVWITLKLVAWALTRPVRMKDIRYVAHFRLPVVLRTAYALGLIAVTLALGRIAAAGIGLGLDRWLLPVDDYVIQHAGIGGVFVILLAGSAILAAWPPRKLLIFEDHIRIKSRAWRSRILKADDIEEIVLERGFGAWLSRGILRSPPLAFGLIGPGIHLRPVNGRSYFFRSRDTTELAEVLGSWLGRPISQRPLKKRRQSRKADEAATGTQAAPEATAPRPAPAATPSRTTRAVTAPGVTSGSVARGSTPPPPPGPADPGEDIDFDSIGLTEEEMRELLGEDG, translated from the coding sequence GTGCGGCTACGGCCGGCCCGGCTTCTCGCCGGCCTGTCGCGGTCCGGTCCGCCTGTCGTCCTCCTGGCGTTGGCCGTGCTGCCTGGCGCGGGGGTCGAGGCCCAACAGGCCGCACCCTCCAACCCTTTTGCCGGCTTCGAGACCCACTTCCTCTCCAACGGCGTCAAGGTCTGGTTCAAGCAGCTTCCCGGCGCGCCCAACGTCTCAGTGAGCGTGGGGGTGCCGGTGGGTTCCGACGCGGATCCGCCGGGCAAGGAGCAGCTCGCCCACTTCACCGAGCACATGCTCTTCTCCGACCACGACGGCCGCACCGAGCAGGAGATCAAGGACGCGGTGGAAGGGATCGGCGGGCGGCGCAACGGCTTCACCTACCGCGACCGCACCTGGTACTACGTGACCATCGGCCAGGAGCACGGGCTGTTCGCCATCGAGTGGCTGGCCGGCATCCTCTCCCCGCACGAGATGGACCCGGCCGTGGTGGACCGCGGGCGGCAGCCGGTCGAGAACGAGATCCGCGCCCGCCCGCGCGAGCTCTTCGATCACCTCGTGGCCGCGTTCAACCCGGGGTGGCTCGCGTTCCCCGACTTCTGGGAGCGCGAGTTCGGCGTCGAACGGCTGCGCGCCCCCTTTCCGGACATGTGGCGGAGCCTGCAGGGCATCACCCCGGAGGATCTGCGCGGCTTCTACGACCAGTACTACTCGCCCGCGGTCATGACCGTCACGATCGTCGGCGACCTCGACCGGGACGACGCGCTCGAACGCGCCCGGCGCACCTTCGGGTCGATCCCCGCGCGGCCGGCGGAGCGGTGGGCGACCACAGCCGAGGACCCGGGGCGCGTGCGGTCCATGTACCGGTGGGGATTCCAGTCGACGGCCGGCTACCAGTCGCGCCACAAGCTCTTCTACGCCAGCTCCGACGAGCTGCTGACGGCGATGTTCGTCCGCGACCTGCTCAACCGCCGGCTCAACCAGCGCCTGCGCTACGGCGAGCGCAAGGCCGTGTACGGCGCGAGCGCCAACCTGGTGATGCGCGGGCCGGCGGCGTATCTGCAGGTGAGCAGCCGCATCGACGAAGACGACTTCGACTTCGCCAGCGCGATCATCGAAGAGGAGATCGAATACCTGCGTTCGGGCTCGCTCGCCACGGCCGAGTTCGAAGCGGATCGTGCCGCCGTGATCGAACGGCTGCGCGGCGCAAATCAGACCGCGGACGCCCTGAACGCCTGGACCCGCCAGGTCTTCTACGACCCGGCCACCTTCACCGACTTTCCCGACGTCCTCTCTTTCTACCAGAATCTGAGCCAGAGCCAGGTCGCGTCTTTTTCCGCGCGCGCCTTCGACGCGTCTCGCCAGGTCCTGTCGGTGTCGCGACCGCAGCCGGTCAGCCAGGGGATGGCCGTGCTGGCGGTGGCCGTTCTGGTCTGGATCACGCTGAAGTTGGTCGCGTGGGCGCTGACCAGGCCTGTCCGGATGAAGGACATCCGCTACGTCGCTCATTTCCGGCTGCCGGTGGTGCTGCGAACCGCGTACGCGCTCGGGTTGATCGCGGTCACGCTCGCTCTGGGACGCATCGCCGCGGCAGGGATCGGCTTGGGGTTGGACCGCTGGCTCCTGCCCGTCGATGACTACGTGATCCAACATGCCGGGATCGGCGGCGTCTTCGTCATCCTGCTCGCCGGCTCCGCAATCCTGGCAGCGTGGCCCCCGCGCAAGCTGCTCATCTTCGAGGACCACATCCGCATCAAGTCGCGCGCGTGGCGCTCGCGCATCCTCAAGGCCGATGACATCGAGGAGATTGTGCTGGAGCGCGGCTTCGGCGCCTGGCTGAGCCGCGGGATCCTGCGGAGCCCTCCGCTAGCGTTCGGGCTGATCGGCCCTGGCATCCACCTGCGTCCCGTCAACGGACGAAGCTACTTCTTCCGTAGCCGAGACACGACGGAACTGGCCGAGGTGCTGGGTTCGTGGTTGGGCAGGCCGATCTCACAGCGCCCGCTGAAGAAGCGCAGGCAGTCGAGGAAGGCCGACGAGGCGGCGACAGGAACTCAGGCCGCGCCCGAGGCCACGGCGCCCAGGCCAGCACCGGCAGCAACGCCATCCCGAACCACGCGCGCCGTCACGGCACCCGGCGTCACATCCGGGTCAGTCGCCCGCGGCTCCACGCCCCCTCCTCCTCCCGGTCCCGCCGACCCCGGGGAGGACATCGACTTCGACAGCATCGGCCTTACGGAGGAGGAGATGCGGGAGCTGCTCGGAGAGGACGGGTGA
- a CDS encoding dienelactone hydrolase family protein: MNSVTLHPSRVLGFSLLFSLLACAPASDGGAGSDGSGGMEVRIEMGSADDAGLPAAILGTAPAPRGEGVHYVAGDEATRGYLAVPEGEGPFPALVLIHEWNGLVDRVRQVADAMADEGYVALAADLFQGRTGSNPDENMALIAEANADPNAVIANLNEAVNFLRARGDVTGAVGTMGWCFGGGIALSYALGGEHHDATAIFYGRLVTDPEVLAAIDHEVYGTFAEMDTGPPPDQVNQFVDALRAQGIENDVHIYDAVNHGFWLRVDDDPDLRTAPAQDAWDRLKAYLERTLAG, translated from the coding sequence ATGAACTCCGTCACGCTCCATCCGTCACGCGTCCTCGGCTTCAGCCTCCTCTTCTCACTCCTTGCCTGCGCGCCCGCGTCGGACGGCGGCGCGGGCTCCGATGGTTCCGGCGGGATGGAGGTCCGCATCGAGATGGGCTCCGCGGATGATGCCGGCCTCCCGGCCGCGATCCTCGGCACCGCGCCCGCGCCGCGCGGAGAGGGCGTGCACTACGTCGCGGGAGACGAGGCCACACGCGGGTACCTTGCCGTGCCCGAAGGGGAGGGCCCCTTTCCCGCGCTGGTGCTGATCCACGAATGGAACGGGCTGGTGGACCGGGTGCGGCAGGTCGCCGACGCCATGGCCGACGAAGGGTACGTGGCGCTCGCCGCGGATCTCTTCCAGGGCCGGACCGGCTCCAATCCCGACGAGAACATGGCGCTGATCGCGGAGGCGAACGCCGATCCGAACGCCGTCATCGCCAACCTGAACGAGGCCGTGAACTTCCTGCGCGCGCGCGGCGACGTAACCGGAGCTGTCGGCACCATGGGGTGGTGTTTCGGCGGCGGCATCGCGCTCAGCTACGCGCTGGGGGGCGAGCATCACGACGCCACCGCGATCTTCTACGGGCGGCTGGTCACCGATCCGGAGGTGCTGGCGGCGATCGACCACGAGGTGTACGGCACCTTCGCGGAGATGGACACCGGCCCCCCGCCCGACCAGGTGAACCAGTTCGTGGACGCGCTGCGCGCCCAGGGTATCGAGAACGACGTCCACATCTACGACGCGGTCAACCATGGCTTCTGGCTGCGCGTGGACGATGATCCCGACCTGCGCACAGCTCCCGCGCAGGATGCATGGGACCGGCTCAAGGCCTACCTCGAGCGCACGCTCGCGGGCTGA
- a CDS encoding class II aldolase/adducin family protein, whose protein sequence is MGSAAQAGIDEIAIRRTRVDFAAVHRIVVHENMHEGTWNHFSCKVPGRPGHLFITPGQTHFSRVTASSLVEVGPEGTPFGREGRLNVSAWAIHAPIQRARPDIVCALHVHGPYSTALASIDGWRFDERGSQNAGVFHGNCAYFGYEGLVTESDEGGRMAEALGDKRVLFLANHGVLVVGDTIEKTMLWLYQLERACMNELLVLQAGRKLRPIPIAAAKHNAELSIESWGEAGYLEGMKEVLDAEGQDYAE, encoded by the coding sequence ATGGGCTCGGCGGCACAGGCCGGCATCGACGAGATCGCGATCCGCCGAACGCGCGTCGACTTTGCCGCCGTGCACCGCATCGTGGTGCACGAGAACATGCACGAGGGCACCTGGAACCACTTCAGCTGCAAGGTCCCGGGCAGACCCGGACACCTGTTCATCACGCCCGGGCAGACGCATTTTTCGCGCGTGACGGCGAGCAGCCTCGTCGAGGTGGGCCCGGAGGGCACGCCGTTCGGCAGGGAAGGGCGGCTCAACGTGAGCGCGTGGGCGATCCACGCTCCCATCCAGCGCGCGCGGCCCGATATCGTGTGCGCGCTGCACGTGCATGGGCCGTACAGCACCGCGCTTGCCTCCATCGACGGGTGGAGGTTCGATGAGCGCGGAAGCCAGAACGCGGGCGTATTCCACGGGAACTGCGCCTACTTCGGATACGAGGGGCTGGTCACCGAATCCGACGAGGGCGGGCGCATGGCCGAAGCCCTCGGCGACAAGCGGGTGCTCTTTCTCGCGAACCATGGCGTGCTCGTCGTCGGGGACACCATCGAAAAGACGATGCTCTGGCTCTATCAGCTGGAGCGCGCCTGCATGAACGAACTGCTCGTGTTGCAGGCGGGCCGGAAGCTGCGCCCGATCCCGATCGCGGCCGCGAAACACAACGCCGAACTATCCATCGAGTCCTGGGGCGAAGCCGGCTATCTCGAAGGAATGAAGGAAGTTCTGGACGCGGAGGGCCAGGACTACGCCGAGTGA
- a CDS encoding DUF1640 domain-containing protein, protein MIAFDTLSAATRLRQEAGFSEDQARVLVDTFAQCVDESLATKRHVKETEEALRREMRQLEASLRGDLASLRGDLEQTEASLRAEITGVRGDLEQTEAALRGDMEQMEKSLRGDMQRMEESLRSDMRALEHRMTIKLGGIVSLALGILVALETLVF, encoded by the coding sequence ATGATCGCTTTCGACACGCTCAGCGCAGCCACCAGACTGCGGCAGGAAGCGGGCTTCAGCGAGGATCAGGCTCGCGTGCTCGTGGACACCTTCGCGCAGTGTGTGGACGAGAGCCTGGCCACCAAGCGCCATGTGAAGGAAACCGAAGAGGCGCTACGTCGTGAAATGCGGCAGTTGGAAGCGTCGCTGCGCGGGGACCTGGCGTCTTTGCGCGGGGACCTGGAGCAGACCGAGGCGTCGCTGCGGGCGGAGATCACCGGGGTTCGCGGGGACCTGGAGCAGACGGAAGCGGCGCTCCGGGGGGATATGGAGCAGATGGAGAAGTCGCTCCGGGGGGACATGCAGCGGATGGAGGAGTCCCTGCGATCCGACATGCGCGCGCTCGAACACCGCATGACGATCAAGCTGGGTGGCATCGTGAGCCTGGCGCTGGGAATCCTCGTCGCGCTGGAGACGCTGGTCTTTTGA
- a CDS encoding creatininase family protein — MRTSSLTTFALAFAVSLAAAPAPAAAQGENMVDMMEFERPIAALDNIWIEELTMLEVRDALREGTNTALILTGGIEENGPYLTTGKHNHVLRVMGDAIARRLGNTLVAPIVTIEPGNPETASSPGGIRFSQETYQAVLRDMAVSLKAQGFTRIFMLGDSGGNQRGLAAVATELSQRWADENVVIAHIREYYNYGDVLTYQREELGIDEDPRLEGLHDDYYITSIIMNDDPQHVRLQQRIAADKASINGISILPAERTIEHGRRLIEFRTDATVEAIHRVLMAARGG; from the coding sequence ATGAGAACATCATCGCTCACCACGTTCGCGCTCGCCTTCGCCGTATCTCTCGCGGCAGCTCCCGCACCGGCCGCCGCGCAGGGAGAGAACATGGTCGACATGATGGAGTTCGAGCGCCCCATCGCGGCTCTCGACAACATCTGGATCGAAGAATTGACCATGCTCGAGGTCCGGGACGCGCTGCGCGAGGGCACCAATACCGCTCTCATTCTGACCGGCGGCATCGAGGAGAACGGGCCCTACCTCACCACCGGCAAGCACAACCACGTGCTGCGGGTCATGGGTGACGCGATCGCGCGCCGACTCGGCAACACCCTGGTCGCGCCCATCGTCACCATCGAGCCGGGCAACCCCGAGACCGCCAGTTCGCCCGGCGGAATCCGCTTCTCGCAGGAGACCTACCAGGCGGTGCTGCGCGACATGGCGGTCAGCCTCAAGGCCCAGGGGTTCACGCGCATCTTCATGCTGGGCGACAGCGGGGGGAACCAGCGTGGCCTGGCCGCGGTGGCCACGGAGCTCTCGCAAAGATGGGCGGACGAAAATGTCGTGATCGCCCACATCCGCGAGTACTACAACTACGGCGACGTGCTGACCTATCAGCGCGAGGAACTCGGGATCGACGAGGATCCCCGGCTTGAAGGCCTCCACGACGACTACTACATCACGTCGATCATCATGAACGACGATCCGCAGCATGTGCGGCTCCAGCAACGCATCGCGGCCGACAAGGCGTCGATCAACGGCATCAGCATCCTGCCAGCCGAGCGGACGATCGAGCACGGCAGGAGGCTGATCGAGTTCCGCACCGATGCGACCGTGGAGGCGATTCACAGGGTGCTGATGGCGGCTCGCGGTGGGTGA
- a CDS encoding sialidase — protein sequence MTVSRKTASMGVFRMIAPAAAVGFALVALLALPTVPLSAQEVPEEHLSGLRFRHIGPVGNRLASVVGVPGNRSIYFAGAASGGIWRTEDAGLNWEPVFDDQPVHSIGALAVAPSDHAIVWAGTGESSIRSNVSIGNGMWKSTDGGDSWAHVGLEGTGRVGRILIHPADPDIVYVAALGHAYQPSEDRGVYRTLDGGESWERVLFVDPGAGAYEMVMDPNNPRKIVASMWDLDLKTWKRDSGGPASGIHVTMDGGDTWREIEGNGLPTRRIGKIGLCMSASDSDRIYALIETGDGVPIDGEDTDSGELWSTSDGGDSWRLASYSHDLATRQAYYTRCGVAPDDRDEVYFLSSSYSVSRNGGETHETTNFLFAGDAPGWDHHDIWSDPLNADRIAVAHDGGFSVSENRGRSWFRVQLPIAQMYHVTADNAIPYNVLGNRQDGPSFRGPSNSRMGGLFSNGRIPRGEWRGVGGGESGFATPDPRDPNIVWSSASGAGAAGGIVVRHDVARGQFRDVEVWPMSTLGWPAEDMRFRFQWTFPLLLSPHDPNTLYVTSQHVHRTRNNGQSWEVISPDLSTNNKSRQTISGGLTPDNIGVEFCCVIYAFDESPVEAGVLWAGTNDGLMQVSRDNGASWTNVTENIPDLPPDGVVRSIDASRWDAGRAYITIEHHQVGDFEARAYRTDDFGESWTRITDGVDNYPVDYTRYLLEDAVRPGLLYLGTESSLYISYDDGDSWQRFMPGLPPTPYYGIFQQEHFNDLVIGTYGRGYWILDDLGPVQQLTDEVSASSAHLFEPRNAYRFRPVTEPATMLDDWSDGENPEGEAPLTYWLGEGAGTVQLRIDDSAGEEVTTLDGTSSAGFNRVWWDLTGDGPTEIRLRTKPLYSDWFPMPDEGYRVGGGGFGGGGGPLQPPGTYMVTLLVDDEEMGSQTLTVLKDPNSEGSLADIAAQTELVREIMADRNRAADMVNRIELLRRQIYDLRPVLEEEEGAEDLIEAGEALDAALIEVEHELIQLIDTGSDGVRWPSKIVGRLRYLQGAVATADFRPTDQHAEVSQVLRVQLGEVEEALQEVLAEDLENFNRMLQQRIGRVIT from the coding sequence ATGACCGTATCCCGTAAGACCGCATCCATGGGCGTTTTCCGCATGATCGCGCCCGCCGCCGCAGTTGGCTTCGCGCTGGTCGCACTCCTCGCGCTCCCGACAGTCCCGCTCTCCGCCCAGGAGGTCCCGGAAGAACATCTGAGCGGCCTCCGCTTCCGCCACATCGGCCCGGTGGGCAACCGGCTCGCGTCGGTGGTGGGAGTGCCCGGCAACCGGAGTATCTACTTCGCGGGAGCGGCCAGCGGCGGCATCTGGCGAACCGAGGACGCAGGGCTCAACTGGGAACCGGTGTTCGACGACCAGCCCGTGCACTCCATCGGCGCGCTCGCGGTGGCGCCCAGCGACCACGCCATCGTGTGGGCGGGGACGGGCGAGTCGTCCATCCGGTCGAACGTCTCCATCGGCAACGGCATGTGGAAGTCCACCGACGGCGGCGACTCGTGGGCGCACGTGGGGCTGGAAGGGACGGGGCGGGTCGGCCGCATCCTCATCCATCCCGCCGATCCGGACATCGTCTACGTCGCCGCGCTGGGGCACGCGTACCAGCCGTCCGAGGATCGGGGCGTGTACCGCACCCTCGACGGGGGCGAGAGCTGGGAGCGGGTGCTGTTCGTCGACCCGGGGGCGGGCGCATACGAAATGGTGATGGACCCGAACAACCCGCGGAAGATCGTGGCCAGCATGTGGGACCTGGACCTCAAGACCTGGAAGCGGGACAGCGGGGGCCCCGCGAGCGGCATCCACGTGACCATGGACGGGGGCGACACCTGGCGCGAGATCGAGGGCAACGGCCTCCCCACGCGCCGCATCGGCAAGATCGGGCTCTGCATGTCGGCGTCCGATTCCGACCGCATCTACGCCCTTATCGAGACGGGAGACGGGGTGCCCATCGACGGCGAGGATACCGACTCGGGCGAACTCTGGAGCACGAGCGACGGGGGTGACAGCTGGCGCCTTGCCTCATACAGCCATGACCTCGCCACGCGCCAGGCCTATTACACGCGCTGCGGCGTGGCGCCCGACGACCGCGACGAGGTCTACTTCCTGTCGTCCAGCTACAGCGTGAGCCGGAACGGCGGCGAGACCCACGAGACCACCAACTTCCTCTTCGCCGGGGACGCGCCCGGATGGGACCATCACGACATCTGGAGCGACCCACTGAACGCCGACCGGATCGCAGTCGCCCACGACGGCGGATTCTCGGTCAGCGAGAACCGGGGACGCTCCTGGTTCCGGGTGCAGTTGCCGATCGCGCAGATGTACCACGTGACCGCCGACAACGCGATCCCGTACAACGTGCTCGGCAACCGCCAGGACGGTCCTTCATTCCGGGGCCCCTCCAACTCGCGCATGGGCGGGCTCTTCTCGAACGGGCGCATCCCGCGCGGCGAGTGGCGCGGCGTGGGCGGTGGCGAGAGCGGATTCGCGACCCCCGATCCGCGCGATCCCAACATCGTGTGGTCGAGTGCGTCCGGTGCCGGAGCCGCGGGCGGGATCGTGGTGCGCCACGATGTCGCCAGGGGACAGTTCCGCGACGTCGAGGTATGGCCCATGTCCACATTGGGATGGCCGGCGGAGGACATGCGCTTCCGCTTCCAGTGGACCTTCCCGCTGCTGCTCTCGCCGCATGATCCCAACACCCTCTACGTCACCAGCCAGCACGTCCATCGCACCCGCAACAACGGGCAGAGCTGGGAGGTGATCAGCCCGGACCTCTCCACCAACAACAAGTCCCGGCAGACCATCTCCGGAGGACTGACCCCGGACAACATCGGCGTGGAGTTCTGCTGCGTGATCTACGCCTTCGACGAATCGCCGGTGGAGGCGGGCGTCCTGTGGGCGGGCACCAACGACGGGCTCATGCAGGTGAGCCGCGACAACGGAGCCAGCTGGACCAACGTGACCGAAAACATCCCCGATCTGCCCCCCGACGGCGTTGTGCGCAGCATCGACGCCTCGCGCTGGGACGCGGGACGCGCCTACATCACCATCGAGCACCACCAGGTGGGCGACTTCGAGGCGCGCGCCTACCGCACCGACGACTTCGGTGAGAGCTGGACGCGGATCACCGACGGGGTCGATAACTATCCCGTCGACTATACGCGGTATCTGCTGGAGGACGCGGTGCGCCCGGGGCTGCTCTACCTGGGAACCGAGAGCTCGCTCTACATCAGCTACGACGACGGCGACAGCTGGCAGCGCTTCATGCCGGGCCTGCCGCCGACGCCGTACTACGGCATCTTCCAGCAGGAGCACTTCAACGACCTGGTGATCGGGACGTACGGGCGCGGCTACTGGATCCTGGACGACCTGGGGCCGGTGCAGCAACTGACCGACGAGGTGTCCGCGTCGTCCGCGCACCTCTTCGAGCCGCGCAACGCCTACCGCTTCCGCCCCGTGACCGAGCCCGCGACCATGCTGGACGACTGGTCCGACGGCGAGAACCCTGAGGGCGAGGCCCCGCTGACCTACTGGCTGGGCGAGGGCGCCGGCACGGTGCAGCTCCGCATCGACGATAGCGCGGGAGAGGAAGTCACGACCCTGGACGGCACCAGCAGCGCGGGCTTCAACCGCGTGTGGTGGGACCTGACCGGCGACGGGCCCACCGAGATCCGCCTGCGCACGAAGCCGCTGTATTCGGACTGGTTCCCGATGCCGGACGAGGGCTATCGCGTGGGCGGTGGGGGCTTCGGTGGGGGCGGCGGGCCGCTCCAGCCGCCGGGCACCTACATGGTGACTCTGCTCGTCGACGATGAAGAGATGGGCAGCCAGACGCTGACCGTGTTGAAGGATCCCAACTCGGAAGGGTCGCTCGCCGACATCGCGGCGCAGACCGAGCTGGTGCGGGAGATCATGGCCGACCGCAACCGCGCAGCGGACATGGTGAACCGCATCGAGCTATTGCGCCGCCAGATCTACGACCTGCGGCCGGTTCTGGAGGAGGAAGAGGGCGCGGAGGATCTGATCGAGGCCGGGGAAGCGCTGGACGCCGCCCTCATAGAGGTGGAGCACGAGCTGATCCAGCTGATCGACACCGGGAGCGACGGGGTGCGCTGGCCATCGAAGATCGTGGGGAGGCTGCGTTACCTGCAGGGAGCGGTCGCGACGGCGGACTTCCGGCCGACGGACCAGCACGCGGAGGTGTCGCAGGTGCTGAGGGTGCAGCTGGGGGAGGTGGAGGAGGCGCTTCAGGAGGTGTTGGCAGAGGACCTGGAGAACTTCAACAGGATGCTGCAGCAGAGGATCGGGAGGGTGATTACGTGA